From the genome of Penaeus vannamei isolate JL-2024 unplaced genomic scaffold, ASM4276789v1 unanchor866, whole genome shotgun sequence:
ttttcattctttatttatttatttatttttttacctttatgcgatctttattgattttttttcggttGAATGTTCTGTCATGGTTTAATTTTCATTCtggttttatctattttcattctgtcattctcgtctttctctctctctttttctttctctttttcttctcttctttctctctctctctctctctctctctctctttcctccccctctctctctctctcctcctcccctttccctctccctctctctctcccccccttgtgtctcctctttctttctctctcctctcttctttctagaggtatcctctccctttccctctctctccctccctcctccctcccccccctctctccagccCAGAAGAGTGCCATTCCCCTCTCATCATGCAGCGGCATATCTATATACCTTTCGGAGCATGGAATCCATCAGCCAACCGCATTccattaaattataattatatcccTGTCATCGTGTATTACTGTTCTCTTAATTAATTCCCAGGAATTTTAATCAACGTGGATGTTAATGTTTAACGGGAATGTTAATCAATGAAGCCGTCGGAATCCCGGCAAAAGcagcaaaaacatcaacaacaacagcaacaataacaacaataacaacactaacaataacaccaattGCAGGGACGATAGAcaataattcaatatacaatagATCATAGATTAATTAGTGATAAATCAGCGATGACTTTTGgcttttaacaacaacaacaacaacagcaattaaaCAAAGTTACCCTCATTATCTGCTCTAATACAATGCCGCGTCCAATCACAAAGTGCGTGAATACAAACCCATAATTCACTGTCGTTTTGAATAACTTTTTTCCATAGATTCTGACTGACATTTCATATttcgcaatatttttttttttttccttttggaaaatttgtgtttacattttgttattcattgttgtttattcttttaaatcattatcatcgctgtttgAATATTCTGAAAATCGTTTATTTAATGGTTGTTTTGGGGGAATATTTGCATTCCATTTCCGCGTGAATGACATTTCCCATTATGTTGTTATGCAATCGATTCATTCATTCACGACCATTCAGGTGAGCCTCTGGCCGGGGCACAATCCTCACCTGATGACCTGTGACCCGCATCTACAGCAGCATGACCTGAGTTGACCGGGTCATTTATCTTAATACTATGTAAGTggccataaaaacaacaacaacaacaacaaatgtaaCCCCTCCTTTCTAATTATCATAAAAAcgatcatacaatatatatatatatatatatatatatatatatatatatatataaatatatacatatatatacatatatatatataatgaactgaCTTGACCTGTTAACACTTACCTGAAGAGGTGACAAATTGATCTATAACATGCATACAATAACATGACACCTGATtcgaaaatgattaaaaaatgtatgtataatttaagaaaatatataatataaatgtaatactATTGGATAAATGCATATGTGATAAAGATGTGATGTAAttcaatatgaatatgaatatggatataactttatatataaatatagatataactttaaatatgaataataataagaatataaatatgaatatgaatataaatataaaaatggatataaatgcaaatttgataaaaatagaatgctgatacaaacgtaaatacaaatagaatatgatcaaaataatacaaatcaaaaagcataaaactaaaaaaaactaaaaaactaaaaaactaaaaaaaaaaaaaaactaaaaaagaaaaaaatctaccaaACTGCCGCCCTTGACCTCGCTCCGGAGGCCCAAGGGCGCCTGAGCTGACCTGcacgggcgggtgggcggagACCTGGATCTCCTGCACGACGGCGAGGGTGAAGTGGGCGGTGTCGGTGCCGGCGCCGTTGGCCGCCACGCACGTGTAGCCGCCCGCGTCGTTGGGTCCCGCCCGCGCGCCGCCCGCGACCGCCCCGCGCACCCACACGCGGCCGGCGCTCACGCCCACGCCGCCGCCCACGCTGCCCAGCTCGCCGCCCACGCCGTCACGGGACCAgctgttggagagagggagagagagatgagataaagggtggggggaggaggagggggagaagaaggagaaaaaggaggaggagaaggagaagaagatgataataatgatgacgatgaagaaggagtggaagaaggaggaggagaaggaggaggaggagaagaagaagcagggggagagggagaaggaggaagtgcagGAATAAAAGAAGCATAGATAggctcatagatagatagattgagaagatgggaggaagtcagaagcgaaagaaatagaggaaaaagaacaagagaaaaacaaacaacacgaataacaaaaacaaaaagaacaagaataagaaaaacacaagataaaggaaggaaggaaagaacgaaaggaataaaaaaaaatgagacaggaAAATGGACGTTAGTTAATGGCCAATGTTTGTGCAAAACTTTttttaatcacaaaaaaaaaaaaaaaaaaatggtggagtCATTATACAAGTAATTAGCGTGTTAATTGGCAAAGCAATTGTTAGGGCCATAATTATCGACTGAGATCGGCAGAGTCGTCAATCATAAAGTGAAcaacgcttttctttctttttttttttgatcgccCGATACTAGACTTATTCCGTCATGGAGATCGGCGCGGCGTCACCACTGATTCCAGCGGCAGAAATCACCTCTATGCTCTCGggcaataaagagaggaagaaagaacgaaaaaaacggaaaaggaaaaaaggaaggaagaaagaagaagaaagaaaggaagaaaaaaggataaagaaagaagggaagaaagagaaaaacggaaaagaaagaaaggaagaaagaagaagaaagaaaggaagaaaatacggaaaagaaagaaaggaagaaagaaagaagaagaaagaagaagaatgacagaaGAAGatacggaaaagaaaaagaaaaaaagaagaaagaaagaagaagaaaaaaggattaagaaagaaagaaaggaagaaaaaacggaaaagaaagaaaggaagaaagaaaaaaaaacggtaaagaaagaaaggaagaaagaaagaagaagaaagaagaagaaaaaaagataaagaaagaaagaaaaagaagaaaaaaagaaaaaggaaaaagaaaaagaagaaaagggaaaataagaaaacagaaaaaaacgaagaaaaagaagtaaaggaaaaaaaaaagagtaaaaggaaaaagcaagaaaaacaaaacaaaacaaaataaacaaataaggaaagaaatcgagagagctATGTATGGCGGGAGAATTCGCGCGGTTTTGCACGTGCTGTTTGCGAGACGGAAACGGGAGGAAGGGATGGCCGAGAAgacgaatgggggaagagggaaggaggtgataaTGGAGGCGATagaattatttttgttgctgcgaACGATGCTGCTAATTATAATATGTtgcgcacatatgcacgcacacgtatgcgtttatgtgtgtatggatctgtgtgtgtgtgtatatgtatatatgtatgtatgtgcgaatgtgtgtatgtatatacgtatttttatatatgtacttatatacatatgtaaatttgtgtatatatatgcacacacacacacacacacaatatatatatatatatatatatatatatatatatatatatatatatatatatatatatatatatatatatatatataaaaagtatatgcagtatattcacacaaagacacacatatatatatatatatatatatatgttatatatatatatatatatatatatatatatatatatatatatatatatatatatagagtgtgtgtatgtgtgtgtgtgtgtgtgtgtgtgtgtgtgtgtgtgtgtgagtgtgtgtgtgtgtgtgtgtgtgtgtgtgtgtgtgtgtgtgtgtatgtgtgtgtgtatgtacatgtgtgtgtatgtatgtgtgtatgcatgtatccgtTTTTAAAATCCAACGCTATGACATGACACAAAACTAAGCACAAAGTGGTTGACATCAAATAAGTTATTATCATATAGATTACGTCACACCGAACACCGCTGCCAGacgcataaaaaaatatttatgccaATTAAATGATCAGAAAAGAGTGAAAAGACACAGGCGATtcggcagagagggagaaacagagaggaaaaggataactGAGGAATGAAACAAAGGATAAACTAGAAGgatataggaagaaaagaaggggagagtaaataggataagtgataataataataagaagaaggagaaataataataataataaaaataatgatgataataagaaatgaagatgaagaaagaaagaaataataaaaggaagaagaaagaaagaaataataagaggaagaaaaagaagaaagaagaaaaaagggaagtagagggagaaaggagaagaaagggaataattaggataattaatcCAAAAGAGAAGATtatactcctccccccctcctccctccctccccccccccccaatcatcgTGTCTTCAACTCCTtacaactcccttcctcccctttatcaccattctctctgcttttcctccgtccctcctcctctcttccttccatctccactcctttccgcttcctctccgctctctacttcctcttcgttttctctctccttgctttccatctctgcctcgccctctcatacccttctatcccctcctcccctcctatactctctcctcttattcctactgctatcctcctctctcctttcttccccactatccccctcctccttctcctctcccactccccctcctcccctattcatcctcctctctccccccttccttttttccctgctccttcctcctcgcacCCTGAGGAAAATcgccttcccctcattccttccacaCCCACTGCaacaccttccttcccccaaacACCATTCTCCTATTTTGTggaacccctctccctctctctcctcctccctcccttccctctccttcctcctccccctcactcacccctctcccccctcctcccgctcctccgcccctacaatcccctcccctcccccttcctcgtcttcttccttcctcctcccttcctttctctctccctcccttctcgcccttccctcctcgtaactccctcctcctcccttccctctccccctcctcccaccccctcgccccctgcacctcctcccttccttcctctctctccccctcctccctctcctcgccccctgcaatcccctcccctccccttcccctctcccccctcctcccactccctcgccccctgcaatcccctcccctccccttcccctctcccccctcctccccctctcccccttgtctgGGTCGGCGGGAAAAATCTAGAGTGACCTTCCAAGATGTCTAACGATGGCGGAGATAGCAAATAGCgttcaggagaaagagaaaggaagagaaaggaagagaaaggaagaataggaaggaaggatggtgggggtgggagagggaaagggagtgggggagggaaagggagtgggggacggaatgggagaggcagggagaaagagagagagagagagagagagagagagagagagagagagagagaga
Proteins encoded in this window:
- the LOC138861095 gene encoding fasciclin-2-like — translated: MEADLPRMLEVVEGLSFTIPCLARAHPPPHYSWSRDGVGGELGSVGGGVGVSAGRVWVRGAVAGGARAGPNDAGGYTCVAANGAGTDTAHFTLAVVQEIQVSAHPPVQVSSGALGPPERGQGRQFGRFFSFLVFFFF